A region from the Mycolicibacterium litorale genome encodes:
- a CDS encoding MlaE family ABC transporter permease, translating into MATTSQNTGTVLRQRFPRGYARAEKLVAAPSRGLDSVGHVAWFVVTAVGSIGHALRFYRKEVLRLIAEIGMGTGAMAVIGGTVAIVGFVTLSGGSLIAIQGFASLGNIGVEAFTGFFAALVNVRIAAPVVSGQALAATVGAGATAELGAMRISEEIDALEVMGIKSISYLVSTRIMAGFIVIIPLYAMAIIMSFLSAQVTTTLFYGQSTGTYEHYFRTFLRPDDVAWSFVQAIVISIIVMLNHCYYGYYASGGPVGVGEAVGRSMRASLIAIVLVVLLASLALYGTDPNFNLTV; encoded by the coding sequence ATGGCCACCACGTCACAGAACACCGGCACCGTCCTGCGGCAGCGCTTCCCCCGCGGCTACGCCCGCGCCGAGAAGCTCGTCGCCGCACCGTCCCGCGGCCTCGACAGCGTCGGCCACGTCGCCTGGTTCGTGGTCACCGCCGTCGGCTCCATCGGCCACGCGCTGCGGTTCTACCGTAAGGAAGTGCTCCGGCTGATCGCCGAGATCGGCATGGGCACCGGCGCGATGGCCGTCATCGGCGGCACCGTCGCGATCGTCGGCTTCGTCACCCTCTCCGGTGGCTCACTGATCGCCATCCAGGGCTTCGCCTCCCTGGGCAACATCGGGGTGGAGGCCTTCACCGGCTTCTTCGCCGCCCTGGTCAACGTCCGCATCGCCGCACCCGTGGTCTCCGGGCAGGCGCTGGCCGCCACGGTCGGCGCGGGCGCCACCGCCGAGCTGGGCGCCATGCGCATCAGCGAGGAGATCGACGCCCTCGAGGTGATGGGCATCAAGTCGATCTCCTACCTCGTCTCGACGCGCATCATGGCCGGGTTCATCGTGATCATCCCGCTGTACGCGATGGCGATCATCATGAGCTTCCTGTCCGCGCAGGTCACCACGACGCTGTTCTACGGGCAGTCGACCGGCACCTACGAGCACTACTTCCGCACCTTCCTGCGCCCCGACGACGTCGCGTGGTCGTTCGTGCAGGCGATCGTCATCTCGATCATCGTGATGCTCAACCACTGCTACTACGGCTATTACGCCAGCGGCGGCCCGGTGGGCGTCGGCGAGGCGGTCGGCCGGTCGATGCGGGCGTCGCTGATCGCGATCGTGCTGGTGGTCCTGTTGGCCTCGTTGGCGCTCTACGGCACCGACCCGAACTTCAACCTCACGGTGTAG
- a CDS encoding MCE family protein, whose translation MSAPHAPVNNPRKPPYKLAGLVLLVVVAAVATVVWFQFRGDFTPREKLTMMSARAGLNLDPGTKVTYNGVEIGRVADVNAVSVGNEPRAKITLEGDPKYLQLIPANVVADISATTVFGNKYVSFSSPPDPARDRISTASVIDVTRVTTEFNTLFETVVSVAEKVDPVKLNQTLTATAQALDGLGDRFGESIINGNAILADINPQMPQIRRDTQLLADLGDVYSEAGPDLFDGLENAVTTARTLNEQRGNLDQTLMAAVGFGNTGGDVFERGGPYLVRGAEDLVPTSRILDEYSPALFCTIRNFHDVEPKIAASLGGNGYSLNTHSEVLGAANPYVYPDNLPRVNARGGPEGRPGCWQQVTRDLWPAPYLVADTGASIAPYNHLELGQPIAIEYVWGRQIGENTINP comes from the coding sequence ATGAGCGCCCCGCACGCCCCGGTCAACAATCCGCGCAAGCCGCCGTACAAACTGGCCGGCCTCGTCCTGCTCGTCGTCGTCGCCGCGGTCGCCACGGTGGTGTGGTTCCAGTTCCGCGGGGACTTCACCCCCCGCGAGAAGCTGACGATGATGTCCGCGCGCGCGGGTCTGAACCTCGATCCGGGCACCAAGGTGACCTACAACGGTGTGGAGATCGGCCGCGTTGCCGACGTCAACGCCGTCAGCGTGGGCAACGAGCCGAGGGCCAAGATCACCCTCGAGGGCGATCCGAAGTACCTGCAGTTGATCCCCGCCAACGTCGTGGCGGACATCTCGGCGACGACCGTCTTCGGCAACAAGTACGTGTCGTTCTCCTCGCCGCCGGACCCGGCCCGCGACCGCATCAGCACCGCCAGCGTCATCGACGTGACCCGCGTGACGACGGAGTTCAACACGCTGTTCGAGACGGTCGTGTCGGTCGCCGAGAAAGTCGACCCGGTCAAGCTGAACCAGACGCTGACCGCGACCGCGCAGGCCCTCGACGGGCTCGGCGACCGGTTCGGGGAGTCGATCATCAACGGCAACGCGATCCTGGCCGACATCAACCCGCAGATGCCGCAGATCCGCCGCGACACCCAGCTGCTCGCCGACCTCGGCGACGTCTACTCCGAGGCCGGGCCCGACCTGTTCGACGGTCTGGAGAACGCGGTGACGACGGCCCGCACGCTCAACGAGCAGCGCGGCAACCTCGACCAGACGCTGATGGCGGCGGTCGGGTTCGGCAACACCGGCGGTGACGTCTTCGAGCGCGGCGGCCCCTACCTGGTGCGCGGCGCCGAGGACCTGGTTCCGACCAGCAGGATCCTCGACGAGTACAGCCCGGCGCTGTTCTGCACCATCCGCAACTTCCACGACGTGGAACCGAAGATCGCCGCCTCCCTCGGCGGTAACGGCTACTCGCTCAACACCCACTCCGAGGTGCTCGGCGCGGCCAACCCGTACGTGTACCCGGACAACCTCCCACGCGTGAACGCCAGGGGCGGGCCGGAGGGACGGCCGGGCTGCTGGCAGCAGGTCACCCGTGACCTGTGGCCGGCGCCGTACCTGGTCGCCGACACCGGTGCGTCCATCGCGCCGTACAACCATCTCGAACTCGGCCAGCCGATCGCCATCGAATACGTCTGGGGCCGCCAGATCGGGGAGAACACGATCAACCCATGA